The Rhodoferax sediminis genome has a segment encoding these proteins:
- the smc gene encoding chromosome segregation protein SMC: protein MRLNSIKLSGFKSFAEPTNFLLPGQLVGVVGPNGCGKSNIMDAVRWVLGESRASELRGESMQDVIFNGTNLRKAASRSSVELVFDNADHRAGGQWSQFTEIAVKRVLTRDGTSSYYINNQPVRRRDVQDVFLGTGLGPRAYAIIGQGTISRIIESKPEELRLFLEEAAGVSKYKERRRETENRLSDTRENLTRVEDILRELNANLEKLEKQAEVAQKYNTLQADVTLKQHQQWFLKRAESEADQARVRLDAEKAVNDLESRLADLRHIEADLETIRQAHYAAGDQVNQSQGLLYEASAEVGRLEAEIRFVVEGRQRVEQRLATLTEQTAQWAARGDDARAETETLAAQAQDAEEKAELLAAQVEEQAHVLPDLEDALRQAQTKANEQRSSVGQVQQQIQVLAAEQRSIEEQSRQLNQRRERLAADKNALAAPDEARLVNLNNQLEAAQEAASVADARLHELQESVPQLDDDRRTRQQTVNSESAKQADLSARLEALKALQEKVKTGGKLKPWLAKHGLDGLQGLWSRIHIEQGWENALEGALRERLGALEVSRLDMVRSFSGDAPPAKLAFYSPPQAGLPEKAAARPRLADLLRLNDAGQKALLTDWLHGCYTAPSFEDALASRAQLQPGEVIYVKTGHAVSLHSVSFYAQDSEQAGLLARAQEIENLERQFKAQALISEESRSALVRAEAAYSDASQRLIAARREAAESQSRAHELQVETLRLTQLAEQTRARSEQIAADLHEVDAQLGDLQERRVTAEGRFEELDMQLADTQERHAQLDERVIEAERQLTQCREQRRSLERQAHEATFAQRSLESRKAELARAMETAAQQAQSIAQEQQQALDELTRLTAAAAQAGLQSALALKLEREAALGAKRSEYDDLTAKLRASDERRLQLERELDPLRQRITDFQLKEQAARLGLEQYTQLLADAQADLEAVARSVEEGNVRLPGMQGEIDRLHREIAALGAVNLAALEELNTSRERKQFLDAQTADLVEAMTTLEDAIKKIDSETRELLAGTFNTVNEHFGRMFPELFGGGNARLVITGEEILDSGVQVLAQPPGKKNQTIHLLSGGEKALTAIALVFAIFQLNPAPFCLLDEVDAPLDDANTERYAKLVRAMSRETQFLFISHNKIAMEMAEQLIGVTMQEQGVSRIVAVDMESAVSMAEAA, encoded by the coding sequence GTGCGTCTCAATTCCATCAAGTTATCCGGGTTCAAATCCTTCGCCGAGCCGACCAACTTCCTGCTGCCGGGGCAACTGGTGGGGGTGGTCGGGCCCAACGGCTGCGGCAAGTCCAACATCATGGACGCGGTGCGCTGGGTTCTGGGGGAAAGCCGGGCCTCCGAGCTGCGTGGCGAGTCCATGCAGGACGTGATCTTCAACGGCACCAACCTGCGCAAGGCGGCCAGTCGCTCCAGCGTGGAGTTGGTGTTCGACAATGCCGACCACCGCGCCGGCGGCCAGTGGAGCCAGTTCACCGAGATTGCGGTCAAGCGCGTGCTGACGCGCGACGGCACCTCCAGCTACTACATCAACAACCAGCCGGTGCGCCGGCGCGACGTGCAGGACGTGTTCCTGGGCACCGGCCTGGGGCCACGCGCCTACGCCATCATTGGCCAGGGTACGATCAGCCGCATCATCGAGTCAAAACCCGAAGAGCTGCGCCTGTTTCTGGAGGAGGCGGCGGGAGTCTCCAAGTACAAGGAGCGCCGCCGCGAGACCGAAAACCGCCTGTCGGACACGCGCGAGAACCTCACCCGCGTCGAAGACATCCTGCGCGAACTCAATGCCAACCTGGAAAAATTGGAAAAACAGGCCGAGGTGGCGCAAAAGTACAACACGCTGCAGGCGGACGTGACCCTGAAACAGCATCAGCAATGGTTCCTGAAGCGCGCCGAGAGCGAAGCGGACCAGGCCCGGGTCCGGCTTGACGCCGAAAAGGCGGTCAACGACCTCGAATCAAGGCTGGCCGACCTGCGCCATATCGAAGCCGACCTGGAGACCATTCGCCAGGCGCATTACGCGGCCGGCGACCAGGTCAACCAGTCGCAGGGCCTGCTGTACGAGGCCAGCGCCGAGGTCGGGCGGCTGGAGGCCGAAATCCGCTTCGTGGTGGAGGGCCGCCAGCGCGTCGAGCAGCGCCTGGCAACATTGACAGAGCAAACCGCGCAATGGGCCGCGCGCGGCGACGATGCACGCGCCGAGACCGAAACCCTGGCCGCGCAGGCACAGGATGCCGAAGAAAAGGCCGAGTTGCTGGCCGCACAGGTCGAAGAGCAGGCCCACGTGCTGCCCGATCTGGAAGACGCGCTGCGCCAGGCGCAAACCAAGGCCAACGAGCAGCGCAGCAGTGTGGGCCAGGTGCAGCAGCAAATCCAGGTGCTGGCGGCGGAGCAGCGCAGCATTGAGGAGCAGTCGCGCCAATTGAATCAGCGCCGCGAGCGCCTGGCCGCCGACAAGAATGCACTGGCGGCGCCCGACGAGGCGCGCCTGGTGAACCTGAACAACCAACTGGAGGCCGCGCAGGAAGCTGCCAGCGTGGCCGACGCGCGCCTGCACGAGCTGCAGGAGTCGGTGCCGCAGCTCGATGACGACCGCCGCACCAGGCAGCAGACGGTGAACAGCGAATCCGCCAAACAGGCGGATCTGTCGGCCCGCCTGGAGGCGCTCAAGGCCTTGCAGGAAAAGGTCAAGACCGGCGGCAAGCTCAAACCCTGGCTGGCCAAGCACGGGCTGGATGGCTTGCAGGGCCTGTGGAGCCGGATCCACATCGAACAGGGCTGGGAGAACGCGCTGGAGGGCGCGCTGCGCGAGCGCCTGGGCGCGCTGGAGGTGAGCCGGCTGGACATGGTGCGCTCGTTCAGTGGCGACGCGCCGCCAGCCAAACTGGCTTTCTACAGCCCGCCGCAGGCCGGTTTGCCCGAGAAGGCAGCGGCGCGGCCCCGGCTGGCCGACCTGCTGCGCCTGAACGATGCGGGTCAGAAGGCCCTGCTGACCGACTGGCTGCACGGCTGCTACACGGCGCCGAGTTTTGAAGACGCGCTCGCCAGCCGCGCCCAGCTGCAGCCGGGCGAGGTGATTTACGTCAAGACCGGGCATGCGGTCAGCTTGCACAGCGTGAGCTTTTACGCGCAGGACTCCGAGCAGGCGGGCCTGCTGGCGCGTGCCCAGGAAATTGAAAACCTGGAGCGCCAGTTCAAGGCGCAGGCGCTGATCAGCGAAGAGTCCCGCTCGGCCCTGGTGCGCGCCGAAGCCGCATATTCCGATGCGTCGCAGCGGCTGATCGCGGCGCGGCGCGAGGCGGCCGAGAGCCAGAGCCGCGCACATGAGCTGCAGGTGGAGACGCTGCGCCTGACGCAGCTGGCCGAACAGACCCGCGCCCGCAGCGAGCAGATCGCCGCCGACCTGCACGAGGTCGATGCCCAGCTGGGCGACCTGCAGGAGCGCCGCGTCACCGCGGAAGGCCGCTTTGAAGAGCTCGACATGCAGCTGGCCGACACCCAGGAGCGCCATGCGCAGCTTGACGAGCGCGTGATCGAGGCCGAGCGCCAGCTGACGCAGTGCCGCGAGCAGCGGCGCAGCCTGGAGCGCCAGGCCCATGAGGCCACGTTTGCCCAGCGCAGCCTGGAGTCGCGCAAGGCCGAGCTGGCCCGCGCGATGGAAACGGCTGCGCAGCAGGCCCAGAGCATCGCGCAGGAGCAGCAGCAGGCCCTTGATGAGCTGACCCGTCTGACTGCCGCCGCGGCCCAGGCCGGCCTGCAGAGCGCGCTGGCGCTCAAGCTGGAGCGCGAGGCCGCACTGGGCGCCAAGCGCAGCGAATACGACGACCTGACCGCCAAGCTGCGCGCCAGCGACGAACGCCGCCTGCAGCTCGAGCGCGAACTCGACCCGCTGCGCCAACGCATCACCGACTTCCAGCTCAAGGAGCAGGCCGCGCGACTGGGGCTGGAGCAATACACCCAGCTGCTGGCCGATGCCCAGGCCGACCTGGAGGCCGTGGCCAGGTCCGTCGAGGAAGGCAACGTGCGTTTGCCCGGCATGCAGGGCGAGATCGACCGTCTGCACCGCGAAATCGCGGCGCTCGGTGCCGTGAACTTGGCCGCGCTCGAGGAGCTGAACACCTCGCGCGAGCGCAAGCAGTTCCTCGATGCCCAGACGGCCGACCTGGTGGAAGCCATGACCACGCTGGAAGATGCCATCAAGAAGATCGACAGCGAAACCCGCGAACTGTTGGCCGGCACCTTCAACACCGTGAACGAGCATTTCGGCCGGATGTTCCCCGAGCTGTTTGGCGGCGGCAACGCCCGCCTGGTAATCACCGGCGAGGAAATCCTCGACTCGGGCGTGCAGGTGCTGGCCCAGCCGCCGGGCAAGAAGAACCAGACCATTCACCTGCTCTCGGGCGGCGAAAAGGCCCTGACCGCGATTGCGCTGGTGTTTGCGATCTTCCAGCTCAACCCGGCGCCGTTCTGCCTGCTCGACGAGGTGGACGCGCCGCTGGACGACGCCAACACCGAGCGTTATGCGAAACTGGTGCGCGCCATGAGCCGTGAAACCCAGTTCCTCTTCATCAGCCACAACAAGATCGCGATGGAAATGGCCGAGCAACTGATCGGCGTGACCATGCAGGAGCAGGGTGTGTCGCGCATCGTGGCGGTGGATATGGAATCCGCCGTCTCCATGGCCGAGGCGGCCTGA
- a CDS encoding cell division protein ZipA C-terminal FtsZ-binding domain-containing protein, with protein sequence MSTLQISLAIAGGLVLAGVVAHSTWSSRRNAPRQALPEAGNGAGRAAPADGTEPARTEPTFDDDLAASHPLPVPEKKPGMDALIDVIAPIALDAPVSGDAALAAMPPTRRAGSKPFAIEGFNEVAQHWETPVPGQRYGAFQAGVQLANRTGALNEIEYSEFVMKAQAFADAVNGAPDFPEMLDEVARARELDQFASDHDAQLGFSLRAQRAAWSPGYVQQNAARLGFVPGVIPGRMVLPASVAGLPPLLGLAFDTQAAMADDPAQSALREVTLSLDVPQVDRGEQPFTRMREAAAALCAAMDGIVTDDNGQPLVPEAMDVIGADLEQLYDTLDARDLSAGSALARRLFS encoded by the coding sequence ATGAGCACGTTGCAAATCAGTCTGGCCATCGCAGGAGGCCTGGTCTTGGCCGGTGTGGTGGCGCACAGCACCTGGAGCTCGCGCAGAAACGCGCCCCGGCAGGCACTGCCCGAGGCCGGCAATGGCGCCGGCCGCGCGGCGCCGGCGGACGGCACCGAGCCGGCGCGCACCGAACCCACCTTCGACGACGACCTGGCAGCGTCGCACCCGCTGCCGGTGCCCGAGAAAAAGCCGGGCATGGATGCCCTGATCGACGTCATCGCACCGATTGCGCTGGATGCCCCCGTCTCAGGCGACGCCGCGCTGGCCGCCATGCCGCCCACGCGCCGCGCCGGCAGCAAGCCGTTTGCGATCGAAGGCTTCAACGAGGTTGCCCAGCACTGGGAAACACCGGTGCCCGGCCAGCGCTACGGCGCCTTTCAGGCCGGTGTGCAACTGGCGAACCGCACCGGCGCCCTCAACGAGATTGAATACTCCGAGTTCGTGATGAAGGCGCAGGCCTTCGCCGACGCGGTCAATGGCGCGCCCGATTTCCCCGAAATGCTCGATGAAGTGGCCAGAGCCCGCGAGCTCGACCAGTTCGCCAGCGACCACGACGCGCAGCTCGGTTTCTCGCTGCGCGCGCAACGCGCCGCCTGGAGCCCCGGCTACGTGCAGCAGAACGCGGCGCGCCTGGGTTTCGTACCGGGCGTGATTCCGGGGCGCATGGTGCTGCCCGCGAGTGTGGCTGGACTGCCGCCCCTGCTCGGGCTGGCGTTCGATACCCAGGCCGCCATGGCCGACGACCCGGCGCAGTCGGCGCTGCGCGAAGTCACGCTCAGCCTGGATGTGCCGCAGGTGGATCGCGGCGAGCAGCCCTTCACGCGCATGCGCGAGGCGGCCGCAGCCCTGTGCGCGGCGATGGACGGCATCGTCACCGACGACAACGGCCAGCCGCTGGTGCCCGAGGCCATGGACGTGATCGGCGCCGACCTGGAGCAGCTGTACGACACACTGGACGCGCGCGATCTGTCGGCCGGCTCCGCGCTGGCGCGCCGCCTGTTCTCCTGA
- a CDS encoding ABC transporter permease, whose translation MTTRVLFSWSRWWSIVLKEFLQLRRDRITFAMIIGLPIIQLTLFGFAINTDPKHLPTAVVMGDQSAFTRSFVAAMTNSSYFDIVETLPDEEAGRRALAQGRVQFVLNIPVDFSRRLLRGERPSLLLEADATDPTATGSALAALPGLVQPVADKDITGPLAHLNGRPAAFEVQVHKLYNPEGITQYNVVPGLMGVILTLTMVMMTGLAITRERERGTMENLLATPALPVEVMTGKIVPYVVIGLVQASIILAAARLVFHVPFAGSLLAIYLASLLFIAANLTVGITLSSMARNQLQAMQLTVFYFLPSLLLSGFMFPFAGMPDWAQFIGNLLPLTYFNRLIRGILLKGSGWVDLWPSVWPMALFMVIVMGIALRFYRRTLD comes from the coding sequence GTGACGACGCGCGTTCTTTTCTCGTGGTCGCGCTGGTGGAGCATTGTGCTCAAGGAGTTCCTGCAACTGCGGCGCGACCGCATCACGTTCGCCATGATCATCGGCCTGCCGATCATCCAGCTCACGCTGTTCGGCTTCGCGATCAACACCGACCCCAAGCACCTGCCCACCGCCGTCGTCATGGGCGACCAGAGCGCCTTCACGCGCAGTTTTGTCGCCGCGATGACCAACTCCAGCTATTTCGACATCGTTGAAACCCTGCCCGACGAGGAAGCCGGCCGACGCGCGCTGGCACAGGGCCGGGTGCAGTTCGTGCTCAACATCCCGGTCGATTTTTCGCGCAGGCTGCTGCGCGGTGAGCGTCCATCGCTGCTGCTCGAAGCCGATGCCACCGACCCCACTGCGACGGGCAGTGCACTGGCGGCACTCCCCGGCCTGGTGCAGCCGGTTGCGGACAAGGACATCACCGGGCCGCTGGCCCACCTGAATGGCAGGCCTGCTGCGTTCGAAGTGCAGGTGCACAAGCTGTACAACCCCGAGGGCATTACGCAATACAACGTGGTGCCGGGCCTGATGGGCGTGATCCTGACACTGACGATGGTGATGATGACCGGCCTGGCGATCACGCGCGAGCGCGAACGCGGCACGATGGAAAACCTGCTCGCGACACCCGCGCTGCCGGTCGAGGTGATGACCGGCAAGATCGTGCCTTATGTGGTGATCGGGCTGGTGCAGGCATCCATCATCCTGGCCGCGGCGCGCCTTGTCTTTCATGTGCCGTTCGCGGGCAGCCTGCTCGCCATCTATCTGGCCTCGCTGCTGTTCATTGCGGCGAACCTGACGGTCGGCATCACGCTGTCGTCGATGGCCCGGAACCAGTTGCAGGCCATGCAGCTGACCGTGTTCTATTTTCTGCCGAGCCTGCTGCTGTCGGGCTTCATGTTCCCGTTCGCGGGAATGCCGGACTGGGCGCAATTCATCGGCAACCTGCTGCCGCTGACCTATTTCAACCGGCTGATTCGCGGCATTTTGCTCAAGGGCAGCGGCTGGGTCGACCTGTGGCCGTCGGTCTGGCCGATGGCGTTGTTCATGGTCATCGTGATGGGCATTGCGCTGCGCTTTTACCGGCGCACGCTCGACTGA
- a CDS encoding PaaI family thioesterase: MNDLASIQELLAPLFPGLIGMQLVEVTPDRVVATLEVRPNLCTTGEILHGGAIMAFADTLGGVGTFVSLAEGKRTATVESSTKFIGAARVGSTVTAECEALHRGKTTMVWQTKILTAQGKLCAVVTQTQLVLDI, encoded by the coding sequence GTGAACGATCTTGCTTCCATTCAGGAACTGCTCGCGCCGCTGTTTCCCGGCCTCATCGGCATGCAGCTGGTGGAGGTCACGCCGGATCGCGTCGTCGCCACGCTGGAGGTCCGGCCCAACCTGTGCACCACGGGCGAAATTCTGCATGGCGGCGCGATCATGGCGTTCGCCGACACGCTGGGCGGAGTCGGCACCTTCGTCAGTCTTGCCGAGGGCAAGCGCACGGCGACGGTGGAGTCGAGCACCAAGTTCATCGGTGCCGCCAGGGTGGGCAGCACCGTGACCGCCGAGTGCGAGGCCTTGCACCGGGGCAAGACCACGATGGTCTGGCAGACGAAGATCCTGACCGCCCAGGGCAAACTGTGCGCGGTGGTGACGCAGACCCAACTGGTGCTCGACATTTGA
- a CDS encoding undecaprenyl-diphosphatase, with the protein MEEFNQSLFLLINAPAHPAPVLLAIAELFAGYVIWLVPLSLAALWLRGGEHIRKLMLEAALSGVVGLLIAQAIGLVWQHPRPFMIGLGHQLIPHVADSSFPSDHLTLLWSVAFGLLVHRESRAAGAPLALLGLPVAWARIYLGVHFPLDMVGAGLVAILSAGLCRREARWLVNPLLPWATAMHHRVFAPLIRHGWVAK; encoded by the coding sequence ATGGAAGAATTCAATCAATCACTGTTTCTGCTCATCAATGCACCGGCCCATCCGGCCCCGGTCTTACTGGCAATCGCCGAACTGTTTGCGGGCTACGTAATCTGGCTGGTGCCGCTGTCCCTGGCGGCACTCTGGCTGCGCGGTGGCGAGCACATCCGTAAACTGATGCTGGAAGCGGCGCTCTCGGGTGTGGTGGGGCTGCTGATCGCTCAGGCGATCGGGCTGGTGTGGCAGCATCCGCGGCCTTTCATGATCGGGCTGGGCCACCAGTTGATTCCCCACGTGGCCGACTCCTCGTTTCCCAGCGATCACCTGACCCTGCTGTGGAGCGTCGCGTTCGGCTTGCTGGTGCATCGGGAGTCCCGCGCGGCGGGCGCGCCGCTGGCCCTGCTGGGACTCCCCGTGGCCTGGGCACGCATTTACCTGGGGGTGCATTTCCCTCTGGACATGGTCGGCGCCGGGTTGGTTGCCATCCTGAGCGCCGGCCTCTGCCGGCGCGAAGCACGCTGGCTCGTGAATCCCCTCCTTCCATGGGCGACGGCCATGCATCACCGTGTTTTCGCGCCACTGATCCGTCATGGCTGGGTAGCGAAGTAA
- a CDS encoding efflux transporter outer membrane subunit, with product MKPLALVAILALCGCAVGPDFRPPAAPDTQTYTREAPPAATVAAGGAAGASQSFVTAPHAVPMWWTRFHCDALNRLVDHALQHSPTLAQARAKLTEARENYRAQAGATDFPKIDATLGGARQQVDIAAFGIPNVPNPGPFSLYNASVGVSYALDIFGGNRRALEALKAQVDYQSFELEAARLTLAGNVVLAAVRRASLAQQIALAQRLADAQAQQLAITEGRFAAGGVAQLDVRSQRTLLAQTRASLAPLATQLAQADHQLAILLGSAPSKADFGAITLDALQLPDTLPLTLPSTLARERPDIRASEALLHQASANVGVATANLYPQFMISAGIGSERTRIEDVVNGLNIWNVGLALTQPIFHGGALQAKKRSAQAAYDAALAGYQQTVLQALQQVADTLTALGNDARELQARDEAARQAQASLAIAQARYSAGGVSRFDRLDTQRQALQTALERTRAQADRLADTAALFQALGGGWVSAPLANSLE from the coding sequence ATGAAGCCGCTCGCTCTTGTCGCCATCCTCGCGCTGTGCGGCTGCGCGGTCGGACCGGATTTTCGGCCGCCTGCCGCGCCGGACACCCAGACCTACACCCGCGAAGCCCCGCCTGCGGCAACGGTGGCGGCCGGTGGCGCGGCGGGGGCATCCCAGAGCTTTGTCACCGCGCCACACGCCGTCCCGATGTGGTGGACCCGGTTTCACTGCGATGCGCTCAACCGCCTGGTCGATCACGCGTTGCAGCACAGCCCGACGCTCGCGCAAGCGCGCGCAAAACTCACCGAGGCGCGCGAAAACTACAGGGCACAGGCCGGCGCAACCGACTTCCCGAAGATCGACGCGACGCTCGGCGGCGCGCGACAGCAGGTGGATATCGCGGCGTTCGGCATCCCGAATGTGCCGAATCCCGGCCCGTTTTCGTTGTACAACGCGTCGGTCGGCGTGTCGTATGCGCTCGATATCTTCGGCGGCAATCGCCGCGCGCTGGAAGCCTTGAAGGCGCAGGTCGACTACCAGTCCTTCGAACTCGAGGCGGCGCGGCTCACCCTGGCAGGCAACGTCGTCTTGGCCGCCGTTCGGCGCGCGTCGCTGGCGCAGCAGATCGCGCTGGCACAGCGCCTCGCCGACGCCCAGGCGCAACAACTGGCGATCACCGAGGGACGCTTCGCGGCCGGCGGCGTGGCGCAGCTCGACGTGCGCAGCCAGCGCACGCTGCTGGCGCAGACCCGCGCGTCGCTGGCGCCGCTCGCAACGCAACTCGCGCAGGCCGATCACCAGCTCGCGATCCTGCTGGGCAGCGCGCCGTCCAAGGCGGATTTCGGCGCCATCACGCTCGATGCGCTGCAGTTGCCGGACACGCTGCCACTTACGCTGCCGTCCACGCTGGCGCGCGAGCGGCCCGACATCCGCGCGTCGGAGGCGCTGCTGCACCAGGCCAGCGCGAATGTCGGCGTGGCGACAGCGAACCTGTATCCGCAGTTCATGATTTCCGCCGGGATCGGCTCGGAGCGCACCCGCATCGAAGATGTCGTGAACGGGCTCAATATCTGGAATGTGGGCCTGGCCCTCACGCAGCCGATTTTTCATGGGGGCGCACTGCAGGCGAAGAAACGCTCGGCGCAGGCGGCGTACGACGCAGCGCTCGCCGGCTACCAGCAGACGGTATTGCAGGCGCTGCAGCAGGTTGCGGACACGTTGACGGCGCTGGGCAACGACGCGCGCGAACTGCAGGCCCGCGATGAAGCCGCGCGGCAGGCGCAGGCGAGTCTTGCGATCGCGCAGGCGCGGTATTCCGCCGGCGGCGTCAGCCGATTCGACCGGCTCGATACGCAGCGCCAGGCGCTGCAGACGGCGCTGGAGCGGACCCGCGCACAGGCCGACCGGCTCGCCGATACGGCGGCGCTGTTTCAGGCGCTGGGTGGCGGATGGGTGTCTGCGCCCCTTGCCAATTCGTTGGAATAA
- a CDS encoding ATP-binding protein, which translates to MDGFQGKLRQSLQFRLSAWLCGVIAVIAVAAGIVSFLSAFQEAIELQDDQLRQMAALFDGQQLPVPSAAPHVDKLEGDPDSRVVVQWLRPASAASVKPAGALSGLPANLSDGIQTTKLGGTSWRVFVKTVASGARVAIGQRTEVRDEIARDSAQRTLMPFLILIPVLLLLVGGLIRNMFRPLKTMAWELDRRSEQDLREVAPAHLPSEVRPFVVAINRLLSRVGQSVSMQRRFVADAAHELRSPLTALSLQAEQLDAADMSAHARERLAVLRSGIRRTRSLVDQLLTLARVQDSSRERTRTVSVQQVFRQVLEDLMPLAEVKNIDVGVVGTQDARVTAPEADLKTLVKNLVDNAIRYTPNGGQINLSVHANEGQVILQVTDTGPGIAPEERQRVFDPFYRVVGHDEVGSGLGLSIVQTIAGRLEAKIDLGYASEPAQSGLRISVAFPEAAHVATD; encoded by the coding sequence ATGGATGGTTTCCAGGGAAAGCTGAGGCAGTCGTTGCAGTTCAGGCTGTCGGCCTGGCTGTGCGGGGTCATCGCGGTGATTGCAGTCGCCGCCGGCATTGTTTCTTTTTTGTCGGCGTTCCAGGAAGCCATCGAACTGCAGGACGACCAGCTTCGCCAGATGGCGGCCCTCTTCGATGGGCAGCAGTTGCCTGTTCCATCCGCCGCCCCGCACGTGGACAAGCTCGAGGGCGACCCTGACTCGCGCGTGGTGGTGCAATGGCTGCGCCCTGCCAGCGCCGCGTCCGTCAAGCCTGCCGGGGCGCTCTCCGGCCTGCCAGCCAATTTATCCGATGGTATCCAGACCACGAAACTGGGCGGCACATCCTGGCGGGTGTTCGTGAAGACAGTGGCGTCCGGAGCCCGGGTTGCCATTGGTCAACGTACGGAAGTGCGCGATGAGATCGCCCGCGACAGCGCGCAGCGCACTTTGATGCCGTTCCTGATCCTGATTCCCGTCTTGCTGCTGCTGGTGGGTGGCCTGATCCGCAACATGTTCCGGCCACTGAAAACGATGGCTTGGGAGCTTGACCGGCGCTCCGAGCAGGATCTGCGCGAAGTCGCCCCTGCGCACCTTCCTTCGGAAGTTCGCCCCTTCGTGGTGGCCATCAATCGGTTGCTGTCGCGGGTGGGCCAGTCGGTGTCGATGCAGCGGCGCTTTGTCGCGGACGCGGCGCACGAACTGCGCTCGCCGCTGACGGCGCTTTCGCTGCAAGCGGAGCAACTGGACGCAGCGGACATGTCGGCGCACGCGAGGGAGCGGCTGGCCGTGTTGCGCAGCGGCATCCGGCGCACGCGGAGTCTGGTCGACCAACTGCTCACGCTGGCCCGCGTGCAGGATTCTTCCCGGGAGCGAACCCGAACGGTGTCGGTGCAACAGGTTTTCCGGCAGGTGCTGGAAGATCTGATGCCCCTGGCGGAAGTCAAGAATATCGACGTGGGCGTCGTGGGCACGCAGGATGCCCGCGTCACGGCCCCCGAGGCGGACCTCAAGACACTGGTGAAAAACCTGGTGGACAACGCCATCCGCTATACGCCCAACGGGGGCCAGATCAATCTCTCGGTGCACGCCAATGAGGGGCAGGTGATCCTGCAGGTCACCGATACGGGACCGGGCATCGCGCCGGAAGAACGCCAACGCGTGTTCGATCCCTTTTACCGTGTCGTGGGCCACGACGAAGTGGGGTCCGGGCTGGGCCTGTCCATCGTGCAGACCATTGCGGGTCGGCTCGAAGCCAAAATCGACCTCGGTTACGCGAGCGAGCCGGCGCAGTCGGGGTTGCGGATTTCAGTCGCCTTCCCAGAGGCGGCCCATGTCGCGACTGACTGA
- a CDS encoding response regulator transcription factor: protein MRVLLVEDDPMIGEAIQSALRDASYATDWVKNGQAALDTLSGQYYDLVLLDLGLPGKDGLDVLGSIRARDNPVPLLIITARDELNERIRGLDGGADDYVLKPFEMAELLARMRAVLRRKGGTSSPVLSNGALMLDPATREATVNGMVNRLSGREFSLLQALLVRPGAILSRGELEDRIYGWGEEVESNAVEFLIHSLRKKLGSDAIKNVRGVGWMVSRES from the coding sequence ATGCGCGTCCTGCTGGTTGAAGATGACCCCATGATTGGGGAAGCCATCCAGAGTGCCTTGAGGGATGCTTCTTACGCGACCGACTGGGTGAAGAATGGACAAGCGGCGCTCGATACGCTCTCCGGCCAGTACTATGACCTTGTCTTGCTCGACCTCGGTTTGCCCGGGAAGGATGGCCTTGACGTGTTGGGCTCGATCCGCGCCAGGGACAACCCCGTACCGCTTCTCATCATCACGGCGCGCGACGAACTGAATGAGCGGATTCGCGGGCTGGACGGTGGTGCCGACGACTACGTGCTTAAACCCTTTGAGATGGCCGAACTGCTGGCGCGCATGCGCGCAGTGCTGCGGCGCAAGGGGGGCACATCCAGCCCGGTACTCTCGAACGGTGCTTTGATGCTCGACCCCGCCACACGGGAAGCCACCGTGAATGGCATGGTAAACCGCCTGTCCGGGCGCGAGTTTTCCTTGCTGCAAGCCCTGCTGGTCCGGCCCGGCGCCATCCTCTCGCGCGGCGAGCTGGAAGACCGGATTTACGGCTGGGGCGAAGAGGTCGAGAGCAATGCCGTCGAATTCCTGATTCACTCGCTTCGCAAAAAACTGGGCAGTGACGCCATTAAAAATGTACGGGGGGTGGGATGGATGGTTTCCAGGGAAAGCTGA
- a CDS encoding RidA family protein, which produces MTRQLISSGSTFEQEMGYSRAVVSHDAGGDWIFVSGTTGFDYASMTIAGDVVAQTDQCLRNIQAALAQAGSSLADVVRVTYVLPDAADFPACWPTLRRYFGDVLPAAMMISAGLADPRMKIEIEVTARKPGPATPSV; this is translated from the coding sequence ATGACTCGACAACTCATCAGCTCCGGATCGACCTTTGAGCAGGAAATGGGCTACTCGCGCGCCGTGGTGAGCCACGACGCGGGCGGCGACTGGATTTTTGTCTCGGGCACCACGGGGTTTGACTACGCCAGCATGACCATCGCCGGCGACGTGGTGGCGCAGACCGACCAGTGCCTGCGCAACATCCAGGCCGCACTGGCGCAGGCCGGCAGCAGCCTGGCCGACGTGGTGCGCGTCACCTATGTGCTGCCCGACGCGGCCGATTTCCCCGCCTGCTGGCCCACCTTGCGCCGCTACTTCGGCGATGTTCTCCCTGCGGCCATGATGATCTCGGCCGGGCTGGCCGATCCGCGTATGAAAATCGAGATCGAAGTGACGGCGCGCAAGCCCGGCCCTGCGACCCCATCCGTATAG